In Candidatus Omnitrophota bacterium, the genomic window AGGTATTATGTCGACTCTATCATGGAGCCGAAACAGTTGACCTCTAACGAAAAGGAGTTCGTCGAAGGCGTATTGAGCCAGGAGGCGGACGAACTTGAGGACCTGATAAAGAGGGTCGCCAAGATCATATCGCAGCTTACCGGCCAGGCCTCGCTGGTAAGTTTCCCGTGCGCCAAGAGGAGGACATTCAAGAGGATCGAACTTATCCCGGCCACAAAGACAAAGATATACGCGCTTTTGTTTACCGCCCAGGGGATGGTGAAACATTCCATATTTGAAGTGCATGAAGCCATCGAAGAATCGGAACTTTCCAAAGTGTCCAGGTTCCTCAACGAAGAATTGGACGGCCTGCAATTGAACGAGATCGGTAGCCATATGTTAAGGAAAGTCCTCGGCGAGAGCGACCCGTTCCAGTATCTCTTCAAGGAAGCGTCCGAACTGCTGAACATGTCCCGTATACTTGACGAGAGCGAGGAGAGGTTCCTGCTTGAAGGGGCGCATCACATCATCGAGCAGCCCGAATTCAGGGAGGCCGAAAAGGTGATGGGGTTGCTCAAGGCCCTCGAGGGGGAAGAGGAGATCCTGGACATAATGGAGCAAGGCCTCAACGAAGATAAGGCGAGCATCCACATAGGCGCGGAAA contains:
- the hrcA gene encoding heat-inducible transcriptional repressor HrcA, producing MVVSDAISRRNKILEIVVDSYVSTAIPVGSLAVSKKFRERLSPATIRNIMAELEEAGYITHPHTSAGRMPTDRGYRYYVDSIMEPKQLTSNEKEFVEGVLSQEADELEDLIKRVAKIISQLTGQASLVSFPCAKRRTFKRIELIPATKTKIYALLFTAQGMVKHSIFEVHEAIEESELSKVSRFLNEELDGLQLNEIGSHMLRKVLGESDPFQYLFKEASELLNMSRILDESEERFLLEGAHHIIEQPEFREAEKVMGLLKALEGEEEILDIMEQGLNEDKASIHIGAENLFEDIKDCSIVISNYKAGNQNIGSIGVIGPTRMDYSRAVPAVEYVSSSFSRLLARLSE